A genomic window from Cupriavidus basilensis includes:
- a CDS encoding NAD-dependent epimerase/dehydratase family protein has product MLENAMQENRMSDTVLILGANGRLGRTLVDAFAAAGWTVLAQARRALAGTAAHNVRGLAIDVADTTRLLAAARGASVVVNALNPVYTEWEQHAEALARCGMEVAQSLDALLLYPGNVYNFGESMPPLLRPDTAERPSARKGEIRRAIEAGMRERAPGLRSVILRAGDFFGGPGRGSWMDLAIAKSLDQGKVIYPGPRDRAHAWAYLPDLAQAFVAVARRHADLHGHAVLHFAGDTLTGDELVSALAEASGMAHAPRVAGMPWWLIRAGAAVVPMWRELAEMAYLWQVPHALDGTALEALVGELPRTPLKQALRTSLGELGLRVAA; this is encoded by the coding sequence ATGCTGGAGAACGCGATGCAGGAGAACAGGATGAGCGATACCGTGTTGATACTCGGCGCCAACGGCCGGCTTGGCCGCACCCTGGTGGATGCTTTTGCGGCGGCCGGCTGGACGGTGCTGGCGCAGGCGCGCCGTGCGCTGGCGGGCACGGCGGCGCACAACGTGCGCGGCCTGGCGATCGATGTGGCGGACACCACCAGGCTGCTCGCCGCCGCGCGCGGCGCCAGCGTGGTGGTCAACGCGCTCAACCCGGTCTATACCGAATGGGAGCAGCACGCCGAAGCACTGGCGCGTTGTGGCATGGAGGTGGCGCAGTCGCTGGACGCCCTGCTGCTCTATCCAGGCAACGTCTACAACTTCGGCGAGTCGATGCCGCCGCTGCTGCGCCCCGATACGGCCGAGCGGCCCAGCGCGCGCAAGGGGGAGATACGGCGCGCCATCGAGGCCGGCATGCGCGAGCGTGCGCCCGGGCTGCGCAGCGTGATCCTGCGCGCGGGCGATTTCTTCGGCGGCCCGGGGCGCGGCTCTTGGATGGACCTGGCGATCGCCAAGTCGCTCGATCAAGGCAAGGTGATCTATCCCGGCCCGCGCGACCGCGCCCATGCGTGGGCCTACCTGCCCGACCTGGCGCAGGCCTTCGTTGCGGTGGCACGGCGCCACGCGGATCTGCACGGCCATGCCGTGCTGCATTTCGCGGGGGATACGCTCACGGGCGATGAACTGGTGAGCGCGCTGGCCGAAGCCAGCGGCATGGCGCACGCACCGCGCGTGGCCGGCATGCCATGGTGGCTGATTCGCGCAGGCGCTGCGGTGGTGCCCATGTGGCGCGAGCTGGCCGAGATGGCTTACCTGTGGCAGGTGCCGCACGCGCTCGATGGCACGGCGCTGGAAGCCCTGGTGGGCGAGCTGCCGCGCACGCCGCTCAAGCAAGCGCTGCGCACAAGCCTGGGCGAACTGGGTTTGAGGGTGGCCGCCTGA
- a CDS encoding aspartate/glutamate racemase family protein, producing MRILVVNPNISESVTELIHAEALRTASPGTALTMATAQFGVAYIETRFEALVGGYATACVAAEHQGQFDGLVVAAFGDPGLAGLKELFNVPVVGMTEAALASACLLGQRFSIIAISHRIEAWYRECVAANGLASRLASVRSLQQPLRDIGSVQEDHAARLEELSLKAVHEDGADVIIVAGAPLAGLARTLKDRIPVPVVDGVSSAIRHCESLIALAPTGAAQGSFARPPRKPNHGLPPTLAAMLD from the coding sequence ATGCGTATTCTTGTTGTTAATCCCAATATTTCCGAGAGCGTTACCGAGCTGATCCACGCGGAAGCATTGCGCACGGCTTCGCCCGGGACTGCCCTGACGATGGCGACGGCGCAGTTCGGCGTGGCGTATATCGAGACGCGGTTCGAGGCGCTGGTGGGCGGCTATGCGACCGCTTGCGTGGCGGCGGAGCATCAGGGGCAGTTCGATGGACTGGTGGTGGCTGCGTTTGGCGATCCCGGGCTGGCGGGGTTGAAGGAGTTGTTCAATGTGCCGGTGGTGGGGATGACAGAGGCAGCGCTGGCCAGCGCCTGCCTGCTCGGGCAGCGTTTTTCCATCATTGCGATTTCGCACCGGATCGAGGCCTGGTACCGCGAATGCGTGGCGGCTAACGGGCTGGCCTCGCGGCTGGCCAGCGTGCGTTCGCTGCAGCAGCCGCTGCGCGATATCGGCAGCGTGCAGGAGGATCATGCGGCGCGGCTGGAGGAACTCAGCCTGAAGGCGGTGCACGAGGACGGCGCGGACGTGATCATCGTGGCCGGCGCGCCGCTGGCCGGGCTCGCACGCACGCTCAAGGACCGGATTCCGGTGCCGGTGGTCGATGGCGTGTCCAGCGCGATCCGGCATTGCGAGAGCTTGATTGCGCTGGCGCCCACCGGCGCGGCGCAAGGCAGCTTCGCACGCCCGCCGCGCAAGCCGAATCACGGGTTGCCGCCGACGCTGGCGGCGATGCTGGACTAA
- a CDS encoding AraC family transcriptional regulator: MPRLPRPITQRSAKNADSAESAAPTPPSSPPASPRADSYAKSPAYLQYDRSAMPVTAMAADYVPGHVTKPHQHPNAQLVHAVHGVMVVATAEGQWIVPPTRGMWMPGGVVHWIRMVGHVRMRTAYIRPDAADNLPSRCTVLGITPLLRELILAAIDIPSPYAEASRDGRLMRLLLDEVMLVPTLPLHLPRPADAGLREICDAIVGAPDTALTLAQWGERLGVDPKTIQRRFARETGMTFGQWRQQARLLSALEGLAAGAKVVDVALDLGYESPSAFSTMFRRQFGVPPSGFFR, from the coding sequence ATGCCCCGCCTCCCCCGCCCAATCACGCAGCGAAGCGCCAAGAACGCCGATAGCGCCGAAAGCGCCGCGCCCACACCCCCCTCCTCCCCGCCCGCCTCCCCCCGCGCCGACTCCTACGCCAAGTCGCCCGCCTACCTGCAGTACGACCGCAGCGCCATGCCCGTCACCGCCATGGCCGCCGACTATGTGCCCGGCCACGTTACCAAGCCGCACCAGCATCCCAATGCGCAACTGGTGCACGCGGTGCATGGCGTGATGGTGGTCGCCACCGCCGAAGGGCAATGGATCGTGCCCCCCACGCGCGGCATGTGGATGCCTGGAGGCGTGGTGCACTGGATCCGCATGGTCGGGCACGTGCGCATGCGCACCGCCTATATCCGGCCGGACGCCGCTGACAACCTGCCCAGCCGCTGCACCGTGCTGGGCATCACGCCACTGCTGCGCGAGCTCATCCTCGCCGCGATCGATATCCCTTCGCCCTACGCGGAAGCGTCCCGGGACGGGCGGCTGATGCGGTTGTTGCTGGATGAAGTCATGCTGGTGCCGACGTTGCCGTTGCACTTGCCGCGTCCTGCCGATGCCGGATTGCGAGAGATCTGCGATGCGATTGTCGGGGCGCCCGATACAGCGCTGACTTTGGCGCAATGGGGGGAGCGGCTGGGCGTGGATCCCAAGACCATTCAGCGGCGCTTTGCCCGGGAGACCGGGATGACGTTCGGGCAGTGGCGGCAGCAGGCTCGGCTGCTGTCGGCGTTGGAGGGGCTGGCCGCCGGGGCCAAGGTGGTGGATGTGGCGCTGGATCTGGGGTATGAGAGTCCCAGTGCGTTTTCCACTATGTTCAGGAGGCAGTTCGGGGTGCCGCCTAGTGGGTTTTTTCGGTGA
- a CDS encoding MFS transporter, with product MQTTSRAAALTETKSSVRWKIFLMMLFLIAINYIDRASLSVAMPLIAKEFDLSPTMQGLILSSFFWTYAVMQIPGGMLADKYKPRIVIATATVFWGAFQAMAAVCTSAGALLLTRLGLGAAEAPIYPAGGKLNAIWMTQNERGRGATLLDGGAPLGAALGAIIITWLITALGSWRLAFVVAGVGTVLAGMLAWYYVRNSPREHRGVNELEASYIEAAQASEHRAEPANLSGRSLDFLKYRSVWCMATGWMCFNSVFYGLLTWMPNYLNKVHGFDIKQMGGASFIIFFSGFIGELIGGWIADKWKAAGGAPNLVMRTLFGIAAVVATVSIFSVAYVKDPVVVVALLSSTLFFLRWCGLYWCIPSILGTRNKVGVLGGIMNLGGNIGGITVPIIVGMIVQFTGSYFLALMFFAAAGVGLLISSTAIDYEKKLPV from the coding sequence ATGCAAACGACAAGCCGGGCTGCAGCGCTAACGGAGACGAAGAGCTCCGTGCGCTGGAAGATTTTCCTGATGATGTTGTTCCTCATCGCCATCAACTACATCGACCGGGCCTCGCTCTCGGTCGCGATGCCGCTGATCGCCAAGGAGTTCGATCTCAGCCCCACCATGCAAGGGCTGATCCTCAGTTCCTTCTTCTGGACCTACGCGGTCATGCAGATTCCCGGCGGCATGCTGGCGGACAAGTACAAGCCGCGCATCGTGATCGCCACCGCCACCGTCTTCTGGGGCGCGTTCCAGGCCATGGCGGCCGTGTGCACCAGTGCCGGCGCGCTGTTGCTGACCCGGCTCGGGCTTGGCGCGGCCGAGGCGCCGATCTACCCGGCCGGCGGCAAGCTCAATGCGATCTGGATGACGCAGAACGAACGCGGCCGCGGCGCCACCCTGCTCGACGGCGGCGCGCCGCTAGGCGCGGCGCTCGGCGCCATCATCATCACCTGGCTGATCACCGCGCTGGGTTCCTGGCGCCTGGCCTTCGTGGTCGCCGGCGTGGGCACCGTGCTGGCCGGCATGCTGGCGTGGTACTACGTGCGCAACTCGCCGCGCGAGCACCGTGGCGTCAATGAGCTGGAAGCGAGCTATATCGAAGCCGCGCAAGCCAGCGAGCATCGCGCCGAGCCGGCCAACCTGTCGGGCCGCTCGCTCGACTTCCTCAAGTACCGCTCCGTGTGGTGCATGGCGACCGGCTGGATGTGCTTCAACAGCGTCTTCTACGGCCTGCTGACGTGGATGCCCAACTACCTGAACAAGGTGCACGGCTTCGACATCAAGCAGATGGGCGGCGCCAGCTTCATCATCTTCTTCTCCGGCTTTATCGGTGAACTCATCGGCGGCTGGATCGCCGACAAGTGGAAGGCCGCCGGCGGCGCGCCCAACCTGGTGATGCGCACCCTGTTCGGCATCGCCGCCGTGGTGGCTACCGTGTCGATCTTCTCGGTGGCGTACGTGAAGGATCCGGTGGTGGTGGTGGCCCTGCTCTCCTCCACGCTGTTCTTCCTGCGCTGGTGCGGCCTGTACTGGTGCATCCCGTCCATCCTCGGCACCCGCAACAAGGTGGGCGTGCTGGGCGGCATCATGAACCTGGGCGGCAATATCGGCGGCATCACCGTGCCCATCATCGTCGGCATGATCGTGCAGTTCACCGGCTCGTACTTCCTGGCGCTGATGTTCTTTGCCGCCGCCGGCGTGGGCCTGCTGATCTCCTCGACCGCGATCGACTACGAGAAGAAGCTGCCGGTCTGA
- a CDS encoding fumarylacetoacetate hydrolase family protein yields the protein MKLVRVGKPGAERPGLIDAEGRVRDLSGVLDGLGPQALSAEALARLARLDPATLPVVQAERFGVPWTGIGKIVAIGLNYADHAAEAGMALPAEPIVFLKANSSLNGPNDPVMLPRGSEKTDWEVELGVVIGKVARDVSLADALSHVAGYCVVNDVSEREFQIERGGTWDKGKGCDTFCPVGPWLVTRDEVPDPQALGLWLDVNGQRVQKGSTATMVFDVATLVSYVSRFMTLHPGDLICTGTPPGVGMGFKPPRFLKAGDTMRLGIDGLGEQGQTVVAYA from the coding sequence ATGAAACTAGTACGTGTGGGTAAGCCGGGCGCGGAACGCCCGGGTCTGATCGATGCCGAAGGCCGCGTGCGCGACCTGTCCGGCGTGCTGGACGGCCTCGGGCCGCAGGCGTTGTCGGCCGAAGCGCTGGCGCGCCTGGCCAGGCTCGACCCGGCCACGCTGCCGGTGGTGCAGGCCGAGCGCTTCGGCGTGCCCTGGACCGGCATCGGCAAGATCGTGGCGATCGGCCTGAACTACGCCGACCACGCCGCCGAGGCGGGCATGGCGTTGCCGGCCGAGCCCATCGTCTTCCTGAAGGCAAACAGCTCGCTCAACGGGCCCAACGACCCGGTGATGCTGCCGCGCGGCTCCGAGAAGACTGACTGGGAAGTGGAGCTTGGCGTGGTGATCGGCAAAGTGGCACGCGACGTCTCGCTCGCCGATGCGCTCTCGCACGTGGCCGGCTACTGCGTGGTCAACGACGTCTCCGAGCGCGAATTCCAGATCGAGCGCGGCGGCACCTGGGACAAGGGCAAGGGGTGCGACACCTTCTGCCCGGTCGGCCCCTGGCTGGTCACGCGCGACGAAGTGCCCGACCCGCAGGCGCTGGGCCTGTGGCTGGATGTCAACGGCCAGCGCGTGCAGAAGGGCAGCACCGCCACCATGGTGTTCGACGTGGCCACGCTGGTGAGCTACGTCAGCCGCTTCATGACGCTGCACCCCGGCGACCTGATCTGCACCGGCACGCCGCCGGGCGTGGGCATGGGCTTCAAGCCACCGCGCTTTCTCAAGGCGGGCGACACCATGCGCCTGGGCATCGACGGCCTGGGCGAGCAGGGCCAGACGGTGGTGGCCTACGCGTAG
- a CDS encoding MFS transporter, with translation MSSRIETAPGGANASPQGLAQTSTTAQATERTGFRVLGAISFSHFLNDMIQSLILAIYPMLKGGFNLSFTQIGLLTLTYQITASLLQPVVGLYTDKHPKPQSLSIGMGFTLCGLLLLSVAPTYGVLLVAAALVGTGSSIFHPESSRVARMASGGQHGLAQSIFQVGGNAGSATGPLLAAWIVHQQSSVAWFSLAALLAIAVLWQIGGWYGRELAHTTRKRKAVAAAAPLPRRTVVRAMVVLMALVFSKYFYMASLNTYYTFYLMERFGLTRQSSQLYLFVFLFAVAAGTILGGPIGDRIGRKRVIWASILGVAPFTLMLPHANLFWTGVLSFIIGFILASAFSAILVFAQELIPGKVGMVSGLFFGFAFGMGGIGAAVLGKLADAHGIQSVYQLCAFLPLLGLLAIFLPDLGGRKKLA, from the coding sequence ATGAGCAGCCGCATCGAAACCGCGCCCGGCGGCGCGAATGCCTCGCCGCAAGGCCTGGCCCAGACTTCCACTACCGCGCAGGCCACCGAGCGGACCGGCTTCCGGGTGCTGGGGGCGATCAGCTTTTCGCACTTCCTCAACGACATGATCCAGTCGCTGATCCTGGCCATCTATCCGATGCTCAAGGGCGGCTTCAACCTCAGCTTTACCCAGATCGGGCTGCTGACCCTGACGTACCAGATCACCGCCTCGCTGCTGCAGCCGGTGGTGGGCCTGTACACCGACAAGCATCCCAAGCCGCAGTCGCTGTCGATCGGCATGGGGTTCACGTTGTGCGGCTTGCTGCTGCTGTCGGTGGCGCCTACCTATGGCGTGCTGCTGGTGGCCGCGGCGCTGGTGGGCACCGGGTCGTCGATCTTCCATCCGGAGTCGTCGCGCGTGGCGCGCATGGCGTCGGGCGGGCAGCACGGGCTGGCACAGTCGATCTTCCAGGTTGGCGGCAACGCGGGCAGCGCGACCGGGCCGCTGCTGGCGGCGTGGATCGTGCATCAGCAGAGCAGCGTGGCGTGGTTCTCGCTGGCGGCGTTGCTGGCGATTGCCGTGCTGTGGCAGATTGGCGGCTGGTATGGCCGTGAACTGGCGCACACCACGCGCAAGCGCAAGGCTGTCGCTGCCGCCGCGCCGCTGCCGCGCCGCACCGTGGTGCGGGCCATGGTGGTGCTGATGGCGCTGGTGTTCTCCAAGTATTTCTACATGGCGAGCCTGAACACGTATTACACCTTCTACCTGATGGAGCGTTTTGGCCTGACGCGGCAGAGTTCGCAGCTCTACCTGTTCGTGTTCCTGTTCGCGGTGGCGGCCGGCACCATCCTGGGCGGACCGATCGGCGACCGCATCGGCCGCAAGCGCGTGATCTGGGCGTCGATCCTGGGCGTGGCGCCGTTCACGCTGATGCTGCCGCATGCCAACCTGTTCTGGACTGGCGTGCTGTCGTTCATCATCGGCTTTATCCTGGCGTCGGCGTTCTCGGCCATCCTGGTGTTCGCGCAGGAACTGATCCCGGGCAAGGTGGGCATGGTGTCGGGCTTGTTCTTCGGCTTTGCTTTCGGCATGGGCGGCATCGGCGCGGCGGTGCTGGGCAAGCTGGCCGATGCGCATGGCATCCAATCGGTCTACCAGCTGTGCGCCTTCCTGCCGTTGCTGGGGCTGCTGGCCATTTTCCTGCCAGACCTGGGCGGGCGAAAAAAGCTGGCCTGA
- a CDS encoding GntR family transcriptional regulator, giving the protein MSVTQTLPKSTRLRTLGMSAEIAARLRTMIEEGELPPGARIDERAFCEMFDVSKTPLREALKVLVSEGLVLHRQYIGYRVAPLDLDELRSTFETLHGLEATAGELAAARLSEVAMARLERKHQAMLEAHAAGRRTEYFRTNQEIHQLIIDGAANPVLAGIYAMLMSKVHRARGAANADMLRWQESHEEHEAIMAALREPGRPRLAQVLRQHSENTAKEVLTVVARTLSEPAGHIATEAKGKR; this is encoded by the coding sequence ATGTCTGTGACTCAAACGCTTCCTAAATCCACCCGCCTGCGCACTCTCGGCATGTCGGCCGAAATCGCCGCGCGGCTGCGCACCATGATCGAGGAGGGCGAGCTGCCCCCCGGTGCGCGCATCGACGAGCGCGCCTTCTGCGAGATGTTCGACGTCTCCAAGACGCCGCTGCGCGAGGCGCTCAAGGTGCTGGTGTCCGAAGGCCTGGTGCTGCATCGGCAGTACATCGGCTACCGCGTGGCCCCGCTCGATCTGGATGAACTGCGCTCCACCTTCGAGACGCTGCACGGGCTGGAGGCCACCGCCGGCGAACTCGCGGCGGCGCGCTTGTCCGAGGTGGCCATGGCGCGGCTGGAGCGCAAGCACCAGGCCATGCTGGAGGCTCACGCCGCCGGGCGGCGCACCGAGTACTTCCGCACCAACCAGGAAATCCACCAGTTGATCATCGACGGCGCGGCCAACCCCGTGCTGGCCGGCATCTACGCCATGCTGATGAGCAAGGTCCACCGCGCGCGCGGCGCCGCCAATGCGGATATGCTGCGCTGGCAGGAGTCGCACGAGGAACATGAGGCCATCATGGCCGCGTTGCGCGAACCGGGCCGGCCGCGGCTGGCGCAGGTGCTGCGCCAGCATTCCGAGAACACTGCAAAAGAAGTCCTGACCGTGGTCGCGCGGACCCTTTCCGAGCCCGCCGGCCACATCGCCACCGAAGCCAAGGGGAAACGATGA
- a CDS encoding aspartate/glutamate racemase family protein: MTKRTLLGMLTPSSNTALEPITSAMVSGLPNVSAHFSRFTVTEISLRDQALGQFDLDKIIGAAKLLADARVDVIAWNGTSSGWLGFEKDQALCRQITEATGIPATTSVLALNEILEKTGAHDFGLVTPYLDDVQQRIVQNYKHNGFRCTAERHLDLHVNYSFAEVEEDTIRRMVREVAQHKPSAITTFCTNLRAAHLVQALEAETGIPVYDTISTVVWKSLRLAGVDTRALRGWGRLFAEVE, translated from the coding sequence ATGACCAAACGCACCCTCCTCGGCATGCTCACGCCGTCGTCCAATACCGCGCTGGAACCCATCACCAGCGCGATGGTGAGCGGCCTGCCCAATGTCAGCGCGCATTTCTCGCGCTTCACCGTCACCGAGATCTCGCTGCGCGACCAGGCCCTTGGCCAGTTCGACCTCGACAAGATCATTGGCGCGGCCAAGTTGCTGGCCGATGCGCGCGTGGACGTGATCGCATGGAACGGCACGTCTTCCGGCTGGCTCGGCTTCGAGAAAGACCAGGCGCTGTGCCGACAGATCACCGAAGCAACCGGCATCCCCGCCACCACCTCGGTGCTGGCGCTGAACGAAATCCTGGAAAAGACCGGCGCGCACGACTTCGGCCTGGTCACGCCCTATCTCGACGATGTGCAGCAACGCATCGTGCAGAACTACAAGCACAACGGCTTTCGCTGCACGGCCGAGCGCCACCTCGACCTGCACGTGAACTACAGCTTCGCCGAGGTGGAAGAAGACACCATCCGCCGCATGGTGCGCGAAGTGGCACAGCACAAGCCGTCAGCCATCACCACGTTCTGCACCAACCTGCGCGCGGCGCACCTGGTGCAAGCGCTGGAAGCCGAGACCGGCATCCCCGTCTACGACACCATCTCCACCGTGGTGTGGAAATCGCTGCGCCTGGCCGGCGTGGACACGCGCGCGCTGCGCGGCTGGGGCCGCTTGTTTGCCGAAGTGGAATGA
- the hydA gene encoding dihydropyrimidinase — protein MNTELDLVIRNAEVVTASDRFTCDIGVRDGRIAMLGHDLPRAAREMDATGLLALPGGVDGHVHLDQPMPDGMRMADDFFTGTRAAVCGGTTTVIPFAAQEKGGSLKAAVADYHRRAEGRAVADYGFHLIVADPTPDVLQHELPELIRKGYTSFKVYMTYDDLKLSDREMLDVLDVAKRNDALVMVHAENADCISWLTEKLVGQGRISPRFHGMARPALVEREATHRAITFAELVDVPILIVHVSGKEAIEQIRWAQGRGLPILAETCPQYLYLTAEDMDLPGDDGYEGAKCVCSPPPRDAENQEAVWRALANGVFSVFSSDHAPFNYDDPQGKKLGGSAQPFDHIPNGVPGIETRLPLLFSGIAQGRLSLHQFVELTSYRPARLYGLYPRKGTIAVGADADIALWDPSRKVRIANSALHHAVDYTPYEGIEVTGWPVHCFSRGELLVEDGRYLEPVPGRGKFLPAGAPSLV, from the coding sequence ATGAACACCGAACTTGATCTTGTCATCCGCAATGCCGAAGTGGTCACCGCCTCGGACCGCTTCACCTGCGACATCGGCGTGCGCGACGGCCGCATCGCCATGCTGGGCCATGACCTGCCGCGCGCCGCGCGCGAGATGGATGCCACCGGCCTGCTGGCGCTGCCGGGCGGCGTGGATGGCCACGTCCACCTGGACCAGCCCATGCCCGATGGCATGCGCATGGCGGATGATTTCTTCACCGGCACGCGCGCTGCCGTGTGCGGTGGCACCACCACGGTGATCCCGTTCGCGGCGCAGGAAAAGGGCGGCTCGCTCAAGGCAGCGGTGGCGGACTACCATCGCCGCGCCGAAGGCCGCGCGGTGGCGGATTACGGCTTCCACCTGATCGTGGCGGACCCCACGCCGGACGTCTTGCAGCATGAATTGCCCGAGCTGATTCGCAAGGGCTACACCTCGTTCAAGGTCTACATGACCTACGACGATCTGAAGCTATCCGACCGCGAGATGCTGGACGTGCTCGACGTGGCCAAGCGCAACGATGCGCTGGTGATGGTGCATGCCGAGAACGCGGATTGCATCTCGTGGCTCACTGAAAAGCTGGTCGGGCAAGGGCGCATCTCGCCGCGTTTCCACGGCATGGCCCGGCCTGCGCTGGTGGAACGCGAAGCCACGCATCGTGCGATCACCTTTGCCGAGCTGGTCGACGTGCCGATCCTGATCGTGCATGTTTCCGGCAAGGAGGCGATCGAGCAGATTCGCTGGGCACAGGGCAGGGGGCTGCCGATCCTGGCCGAGACCTGCCCGCAGTACCTGTACCTGACTGCCGAGGATATGGACTTGCCTGGCGATGATGGCTATGAAGGCGCCAAGTGCGTGTGCAGCCCGCCGCCGCGCGACGCGGAGAATCAGGAGGCCGTCTGGCGTGCGCTGGCCAATGGCGTGTTCAGCGTGTTTTCCTCGGACCATGCGCCGTTCAACTACGACGATCCGCAAGGCAAGAAGCTGGGCGGCTCGGCCCAGCCGTTTGACCACATTCCCAATGGCGTGCCCGGCATCGAGACGCGCTTGCCGCTGCTGTTCAGCGGCATCGCGCAAGGCCGGCTTTCGCTGCATCAGTTTGTCGAGCTGACTTCGTACCGGCCGGCGCGGCTCTATGGCTTGTATCCGCGCAAGGGAACCATCGCAGTTGGCGCGGATGCCGATATTGCGTTGTGGGATCCATCGCGCAAGGTGCGGATTGCCAATAGCGCTTTGCATCATGCGGTGGATTACACGCCTTATGAGGGGATTGAAGTTACCGGGTGGCCGGTGCATTGCTTCTCGCGGGGGGAGTTGCTGGTTGAGGATGGGAGGTATCTGGAGCCGGTGCCGGGGCGGGGCAAGTTCTTGCCTGCGGGGGCGCCGTCGCTGGTTTGA
- a CDS encoding M20 aminoacylase family protein, giving the protein MSEHAPELIESLLADSHATRPAASFASTTSRASRFCELADTVDSRAELEAIRHSIHQHPELAFDEVRTAELVATELEGWGYAVTRGVGGTGVVGTLCQGDGPRSIGVRADMDALPIHERTGLAYASIHAGKMHACGHDGHTTVLLGAARQLARTRNFNGTVNLIFQPAEEIGAGGGAERMLADGLFERFPCDAIFGLHNHPGVEAGTFMFRAGPFMAACDTVAITIRGKGGHAARPHQSIDPILVAGSLVMALQSIVSRNIDPNETAVVTIGTLHAGHVANVIPESAKLELSVRSFSPDVRRTLEDRIRRLVTSHVEGYGATVEIDYIRGYPVLINSERETEFARQVAEELVGPDKVVANFPLIAGSEDFAYFLQQRPGCFVRMGNGAGQPLLHNAGYDFNDENLTVGAAYWARLVERYLEA; this is encoded by the coding sequence ATGTCAGAACACGCTCCCGAACTGATCGAGTCACTTCTTGCCGACTCGCACGCGACCCGACCCGCCGCCTCCTTCGCCTCCACCACTTCCCGCGCTTCCCGATTCTGTGAACTGGCCGACACCGTCGACAGCCGCGCCGAGCTGGAAGCCATCCGCCACAGCATCCACCAGCACCCCGAGCTCGCCTTCGACGAAGTGCGCACCGCCGAGCTGGTCGCCACCGAGCTCGAAGGCTGGGGCTACGCGGTGACGCGCGGCGTTGGCGGCACCGGCGTGGTTGGCACGCTGTGCCAGGGCGACGGTCCGCGCAGCATCGGCGTGCGCGCCGACATGGACGCACTGCCCATTCATGAGCGCACCGGCCTGGCGTACGCCAGCATCCACGCCGGCAAGATGCACGCCTGCGGCCACGATGGCCACACCACCGTGCTGCTCGGTGCGGCGCGCCAGCTGGCCCGCACACGCAACTTCAACGGCACCGTCAACCTGATCTTCCAGCCCGCCGAGGAAATCGGCGCCGGCGGCGGCGCCGAGCGCATGCTCGCCGACGGCCTGTTCGAGCGCTTTCCCTGCGACGCGATCTTCGGGCTGCACAACCATCCCGGCGTGGAGGCCGGCACCTTCATGTTCCGCGCCGGCCCCTTCATGGCGGCCTGCGATACGGTCGCCATCACCATCCGCGGCAAGGGCGGCCACGCGGCCCGCCCGCACCAGTCGATCGACCCGATCCTGGTCGCAGGCAGCCTGGTGATGGCGCTGCAGAGCATCGTGTCGCGCAATATCGACCCGAACGAAACCGCCGTGGTCACCATCGGCACGTTGCATGCCGGGCATGTGGCCAATGTGATCCCCGAGAGCGCCAAGCTGGAGTTGAGCGTGCGATCGTTCAGTCCCGACGTGCGGCGCACGCTGGAGGATCGTATCCGGCGGCTGGTGACCTCACATGTGGAGGGCTATGGCGCGACGGTGGAGATTGACTACATCCGAGGCTATCCGGTGCTGATCAACAGCGAGCGCGAGACGGAGTTCGCCCGCCAGGTGGCAGAGGAACTGGTGGGGCCTGACAAGGTGGTGGCGAATTTCCCGCTGATCGCCGGGAGCGAGGATTTTGCTTACTTCCTGCAGCAACGGCCGGGGTGTTTTGTGCGGATGGGGAATGGGGCGGGGCAGCCTTTGCTGCATAACGCTGGGTATGATTTCAACGATGAGAATCTGACGGTTGGGGCGGCTTATTGGGCCAGGTTGGTGGAGAGGTATCTGGAGGCGTAA